A genomic window from Sphingobacterium spiritivorum includes:
- a CDS encoding DUF3109 family protein: MIEVGSVLVHEDLIENDFVCNLSKCKGASCIEGDSGAPLKESELAVLAEIYPKVKPYMTEKGIQAVEEQGTHVIDLDGDLTTTCVDGNKECAYVTWENGVTKCAIEKAYEQGEIHWKKPISCHLYPIRTTHYPEFDVLHYDRWHICKDACSFGKELQVPVYKFLKDPLIREYGETWYQELENTIESL, encoded by the coding sequence ATGATAGAAGTAGGAAGTGTCTTGGTACACGAAGATTTGATTGAAAATGATTTTGTTTGCAACCTTTCCAAATGTAAAGGCGCGAGCTGTATAGAAGGAGATTCAGGAGCTCCGCTTAAAGAGAGTGAACTGGCTGTCCTGGCAGAAATATATCCAAAAGTAAAGCCTTACATGACCGAGAAAGGCATCCAGGCTGTCGAAGAACAGGGCACTCATGTCATCGACCTGGACGGAGACCTGACAACAACCTGTGTAGACGGCAATAAAGAGTGTGCCTATGTCACCTGGGAAAACGGAGTAACAAAATGTGCAATTGAAAAAGCATATGAGCAAGGTGAAATCCACTGGAAAAAACCCATTTCATGTCACCTATACCCTATTCGTACAACACACTATCCGGAGTTCGATGTACTGCATTATGACAGATGGCATATCTGTAAAGATGCTTGTTCCTTCGGGAAAGAACTACAGGTTCCTGTGTATAAGTTTTTGAAAGATCCCCTTATCCGTGAGTATGGAGAAACCTGGTATCAGGAATTAGAGAATACTATAGAATCATTATAA
- a CDS encoding polyprenyl synthetase family protein → MLKLNDIQKPIANELAAFEHKFKASMQSSVPLLDRITHYIVKRKGKQMRPMFVFFSAGLCGSINESTFRGASLVELLHTASLVHDDVVDNANERRGFFSVNALWKNKVAVLVGDFLLSKGLLLSVDNNDFHLLKIVSEAVEQMSEGELLQIEKARKLDIEESVYFEVIRQKTASLIASCCACGAASTDVDAETVKKMHAFGEKVGIAFQIKDDLFDFGLDDVGKPLGNDIKEKKMTLPLIYALSQTDKSEKRRIINLVKNHNEDNKKVAEVIAFVRSSGGLDYATEKMFQYQQEAFEILNSFPEGIYRTGLEQLVRYTTERKK, encoded by the coding sequence ATGCTAAAGTTAAACGATATACAGAAGCCTATAGCCAATGAACTGGCGGCATTTGAACATAAATTTAAGGCATCCATGCAAAGCTCTGTTCCTTTGCTGGACAGAATTACGCATTATATTGTAAAGCGTAAAGGCAAGCAAATGCGACCTATGTTCGTTTTCTTTTCGGCAGGACTATGCGGATCGATCAACGAATCTACATTTCGGGGAGCTTCACTCGTAGAACTTCTGCATACTGCATCTCTGGTACATGATGATGTAGTGGATAATGCGAATGAAAGGAGAGGATTTTTCTCGGTCAATGCACTATGGAAAAACAAGGTTGCTGTATTGGTCGGTGATTTTTTATTATCAAAGGGACTCTTGCTTTCCGTAGATAATAATGATTTTCATCTTCTTAAAATCGTATCTGAAGCCGTAGAACAGATGAGCGAAGGGGAACTGTTGCAGATTGAGAAAGCACGGAAACTGGATATAGAAGAGTCGGTGTACTTTGAAGTGATCAGACAAAAAACAGCATCTCTCATTGCATCCTGTTGCGCCTGCGGGGCAGCATCTACAGATGTAGATGCAGAAACTGTAAAAAAAATGCATGCTTTCGGTGAGAAAGTAGGCATCGCTTTTCAGATAAAAGATGATCTGTTTGACTTTGGACTGGATGATGTCGGCAAACCTCTCGGAAATGATATTAAAGAGAAAAAAATGACCTTGCCACTTATCTATGCATTGAGCCAGACAGATAAATCGGAGAAAAGACGTATCATTAATCTCGTTAAAAATCATAATGAGGATAATAAGAAAGTAGCCGAAGTAATCGCTTTTGTAAGAAGCAGCGGAGGTCTTGATTATGCTACCGAAAAAATGTTTCAGTATCAGCAGGAAGCATTCGAAATATTAAACTCTTTTCCGGAGGGTATTTACAGAACCGGGCTGGAACAATTGGTAAGATACACTACTGAACGAAAAAAATAA
- a CDS encoding TerC/Alx family metal homeostasis membrane protein has translation MSHELMFFGGFILFIILMLAIDLGLFSKGDKPISLTTAAVMSVIWVLFALGFFVVLRIWGNQLHDVHDIARLQEVIAKHYHNIKINPNDLAASLKIYNNNLSLEYITGYVVEYALSVDNIFVMVLLFHSFGIPEKYYHKVLVWGILGAIILRCIFIFLGAALIAKFGWILYVFGAFLVYTGITMYINRNQEEEVDPQNHTVVKFASKYFKVYPKIEHGNFFHFENGIRYVTPLFLVLLVIEFTDLIFAVDSIPAIFSVTKDPYIVFFSNIFAILGLRSMFFLLVNIIHKFHYLKVGLAFLLVFIGLKMLLHSWLEKFGFTTTHSLIIIISILAISVIASLLFPQKKDDPALK, from the coding sequence ATGAGTCACGAATTAATGTTTTTTGGAGGATTTATTCTTTTTATTATCCTCATGTTAGCCATTGATTTAGGTTTATTCTCCAAAGGGGACAAACCTATCTCCCTCACCACCGCTGCAGTCATGAGCGTGATATGGGTACTGTTTGCATTAGGCTTTTTCGTTGTATTAAGAATCTGGGGGAATCAGCTCCATGATGTACATGATATTGCAAGGCTGCAGGAAGTCATAGCCAAGCATTATCACAATATCAAAATCAACCCCAATGACCTTGCTGCCAGCTTAAAGATTTACAATAATAACCTCTCATTAGAATACATAACAGGTTATGTCGTAGAATACGCCCTGTCCGTAGACAATATTTTTGTCATGGTTCTGCTCTTCCACTCTTTTGGTATTCCGGAAAAATATTACCATAAAGTATTGGTATGGGGCATCTTAGGCGCCATCATACTACGTTGTATTTTTATTTTCCTCGGAGCTGCACTGATTGCTAAATTTGGATGGATCCTATATGTATTCGGTGCATTCCTGGTGTATACGGGTATAACGATGTATATCAACCGGAATCAGGAAGAAGAGGTGGATCCTCAAAACCATACGGTGGTAAAATTTGCTTCTAAATATTTCAAGGTATACCCTAAAATCGAGCACGGAAATTTCTTTCACTTCGAAAACGGAATACGTTATGTAACGCCATTATTCCTTGTTTTACTGGTGATTGAATTTACAGATCTGATATTTGCAGTAGATTCCATTCCAGCGATCTTTTCAGTAACTAAGGATCCATATATCGTATTTTTCTCCAATATCTTTGCCATATTAGGATTACGCTCTATGTTCTTCCTTTTAGTCAACATTATCCACAAATTCCATTATCTGAAAGTCGGACTGGCCTTCCTTCTGGTCTTTATCGGATTGAAAATGTTGCTGCACAGCTGGTTGGAAAAATTTGGATTTACAACAACTCATTCGCTGATTATTATTATCAGTATACTGGCCATTAGTGTCATAGCCTCGCTCCTCTTTCCGCAGAAGAAAGACGACCCCGCTTTAAAATAA